The Alnus glutinosa chromosome 7, dhAlnGlut1.1, whole genome shotgun sequence genome includes a region encoding these proteins:
- the LOC133874180 gene encoding calcium-transporting ATPase 4, plasma membrane-type-like produces the protein MENMLKDFEVEAKNPSEAAQRRWRKAVTIVKNPRRRFRMVADLAKRSEGEKKKLKIQEKIRVALYVQKAAIQFIDAGGRAEYKLSEEAREAGFSIHPDELASIVRGHDFKGLKIYGGVERIARKVSVSLNEGISENDLPTRQKIYGFNQYTEKPSRTFLMFMWDAFLDLTLIMLMVCALVSLAVGIPTEGWPKGIYDGLGIIISIFLVVMVTAISDYRQSLQFKDLDREKKKIFINVTRDGKRKKVSIFELVVGDIVHLSIGDQVPADGIYISGYSLLIDESSLSGESEPVNVHEEKPFLLSGTKVQDGSGKMLVTAVGMRTEWGKLMETLNEGGEDETPLQVKLNGVATVIGKIGLTFAVLTFLVLVGRYLLEKALNNEFSDWSSSDALTILNYFATAVTIIVVAVPEGLPLAVTLSLAFAMKKLMEERALVRHLSACETMGSASCICTDKTGTLTTNHMVVEKIWISEKIMEVKGNASDDVLKSEISGNVLGILLQAIFQNTGSEVVKDESGKDTILGTPTESALLEFGLLLGGNFDAQRREFKILKVEPFNSVRKKMSVLVALPDGGVRAFCKGASEMILGMCDRVVDSNGESVPLPEEQEKNIADVINGFASKSLRTLCLAFRDIDNTSSENNIPDNGYTLIAVVGIKDPVRRGVKEAVQTCLAAGITVRMVTGDNINTAKAIARECGILTEDGVAIEGPEFRSMSLERMKEIIPRIQVMARSLPLDKHTLVKHLRGMFGEVVAVTGDGTNDAPALHEADIGLAMGIAGTEVAKENADVIILDDNFATIVNVAKWGRAVYINIQKFVQFQLTVNVVALVLNFVSACISGSAPLTAVQLLWVNMIMDTLGALALATEPPNEGLLKRPPVGRGVSFITMAMWRNIIGQSIYQLAVLGVLNFDGERLLKLSGSDATEVLNTVIFNSFVFCQVFNEINSRDIEKINILRGIFDSWIFLGVMVSTVIFQVIIVEFLGTFASTVPLSWQLWLLCVLLGSVSLPIAVILKCIPVGRDTVKHHDGYDALPTGEERA, from the exons GAAAAGATACGAGTCGCACTTTATGTTCAAAAAGCAGCAATACAGTTCATTGATG CTGGTGGTCGAGCTGAATACAAGCTATCGGAAGAGGCTAGAGAAGCAGGTTTTAGTATTCACCCAGATGAACTTGCATCAATTGTTCGTGGTCATGATTTTAAGGGCTTGAAAATCTATGGTGGAGTTGAGAGGATTGCGAGGAAAGTCTCTGTCTCACTGAATGAAGGAATCAGTGAAAACGATTTACCCACTAGGCAAAAAATTTATGGATTCAACCAGTATACAGAAAAACCTTCCAGAACTTTTTTGATGTTCATGTGGGATGCATTTCTGGACCTTACACTAATCATGCTTATGGTTTGTGCTTTGGTGTCTCTTGCGGTAGGAATTCCTACTGAAGGGTGGCCAAAAGGCATATATGATGGTTTGGGTATTATTATTAGTATATTCTTGGTAGTCATGGTTACTGCCATCAGTGACTACAGGCAGTCCTTGCAATTCAAGGATTTGGAtagggaaaagaagaagatttttaTAAACGTAACTAgagatggaaaaagaaaaaaagtttctaTATTTGAATTGGTCGTTGGAGATATAGTTCACTTGTCAATTGGTGATCAAGTTCCAGCAGATGGAATTTATATATCAGGATACAGTTTGTTGATTGATGAATCAAGCTTGTCAGGTGAAAGCGAGCCAGTGAATGTACATGAGGAGAAACCTTTTCTTCTTTCAGGAACTAAGGTGCAAGATGGTTCAGGAAAGATGTTGGTGACAGCAGTTGGAATGAGGACTGAATGGGGAAAGTTGATGGAAACTCTGAACGAGGGGGGAGAAGATGAGACTCCATTGCAGGTGAAGCTAAATGGTGTTGCTACAGTTATTGGTAAAATTGGCTTGACTTTTGCTGTGCTGACATTTTTGGTATTGGTAGGGAGGTATCTATTGGAAAAAGCACTTAACAATGAGTTCTCAGATTGGTCATCAAGTGATGCACTGACGATTCTGAACTACTTTGCTACTGCAGTAACCATTATTGTTGTTGCAGTCCCTGAAGGATTACCATTGGCAGTGACTTTGAGCCTAGCTTTTGCAATGAAAAAATTGATGGAGGAAAGGGCACTTGTGAGGCATCTCTCCGCATGTGAGACAATGGGTTCTGCTAGTTGTATTTGCACGGATAAGACAGGAACATTGACCACAAACCATATGGTGGTTGAAAAAATATGGATCTCTGAAAAAATTATGGAGGTAAAAGGTAATGCGAGTGATGATGTGTTGAAATCGGAAATTTCTGGGAATGTTCTAGGCATCCTATTGCAGGCTATATTTCAAAATACTGGCTCCGAAGTGGTTAAGGATGAAAGTGGAAAGGATACCATTTTGGGAACACCAACAGAATCAGCACTCCTAGAATTTGGCTTGCTTTTGGGGGGCAATTTTGATGCCCAGCGCAGAGAATTTAAGATACTTAAGGTTGAGCCTTTCAATTCAGTGAGGAAGAAGATGTCTGTGCTTGTTGCTCTTCCTGATGGAGGAGTACGTGCATTTTGCAAAGGTGCATCTGAAATGATATTAGGAATGTGTGACAGAGTTGTAGATAGCAATGGAGAATCTGTTCCTCTTCCTGAAGAACAGGAAAAGAATATCGCAGATGTTATAAATGGCTTTGCATCCAAATCTCTGAGGACTCTATGCTTGGCTTTTAGAGATATAGATAACACTTCCAGTGAGAACAACATCCCTGATAATGGTTATACATTGATAGCAGTTGTTGGAATCAAGGATCCTGTGCGCCGTGGGGTTAAGGAAGCAGTTCAAACTTGTTTAGCTGCTGGAATAACTGTTCGTATGGTCACTGGTGACAATATAAATACAGCTAAGGCCATTGCTAGAGAGTGTGGTATACTCACAGAGGATGGAGTGGCCATAGAAGGACCAGAATTTCGCAGCATGTCTCTTGAGCGGATGAAGGAAATTATACCAAGAATTCAG GTTATGGCTCGGTCTTTGCCACTGGACAAGCACACCTTGGTAAAACATCTGAGGGGTATGTTTGGTGAGGTTGTTGCAGTTACTGGCGATGGGACCAATGATGCCCCTGCTTTGCATGAGGCAGACATTGGACTTGCAATGGGCATAGCAGGAACAGAG GTCGCCAAAGAAAATGCTGATGTCATTATATTGGATGACAACTTTGCGACTATTGTAAATGTAGCCAAATGGGGGCGTGCGGTATATATAAACATTCAAAAATTTGTGCAGTTCCAGTTAACTGTTAATGTTGTTGCCCTGGTGCTGAATTTTGTTTCTGCATGTATCTCTG GATCTGCTCCCCTAACGGCTGTCCAGTTGCTTTGGGTAAACATGATTATGGACACTCTTGGGGCGCTGGCATTGGCTACAGAACCTCCAAATGAAGGTCTTTTGAAGAGGCCCCCAGTTGGTAGGGGTGTGAGCTTTATCACCATGGCCATGTGGAGAAATATTATTGGTCAAAGTATATATCAACTTGCTGTCCTTGGAGTTCTCAATTTTGATGGGGAGCGGCTACTAAAACTTAGTGGGTCTGATGCAACTGAGGTTCTCAACACTGTGATATTCAACTCGTTTGTGTTTTGCCAG GTGTTTAATGAGATAAACAGCCGGGATATAGAGAAGATAAACATATTACGAGGAATATTTGACAGCTGGATATTCCTAGGAGTCATGGTTTCCACAGTGATTTTCCAAGTAATCATAGTTGAGTTTCTGGGGACTTTTGCAAGCACTGTGCCACTAAGCTGGCAACTATGGCTACTCTGCGTCCTACTTGGATCGGTTAGCTTGCCGATTGCTGTTATCCTAAAATGCATCCCCGTCGGAAGAGATACAGTTAAGCACCATGATGGTTACGATGCGCTCCCCACAGGCGAAGAACGGGCTTGA